CAATCTATGTGCTGGATCTCGTGTCTGCTTCATTGTTTGGTCAGCGTCTGAGCCTTTGAGCTCGCTCTGGATTTTTCGCCATGTTTCTCCCTCCCCGAACTCCCGGAAGGAAGTGTCTGTGATTGATTGCTCAGCCTGGCCCATTGTTACCGAGCAAAACCCCAGAGTTGAGTCGGTACTACTGATGAGGACGTAGGCAAATATGCGCGGGGACATCTTTGAACAATCGTCGCTGGCCACGTGACTTCTAGCGGTACACGTTGCTTCCACGAATGCTTCCCTTGCTTGTCAGCAGCTGATGGGCAGCTTTGGACCCTCCACCCAAGATAAATGAGAGTTtgctgttgccttttctgTTTGGCTAATTCACTTGAGCCTGCTAAATTGAAAGGTTCTACTCTGTGATCCAGCCAGTGAAATGGCCACTTTCCAGAGGGGCTTTAGATGCGGTGTTCACATTTGCTTATCAGCTGGTTTGTTTTCACAGGAGCTTTTGTTAAACTTTGAACCTTTAACGATAAATGTGAAGCATCGCACGATTACTACTGCGGCTGTTGTGAAATGCGTTACGTAGGTAATTAGCATGCTAGCAGTGGTTTGCACATCAAAAAGTTGATAATGACCAAAATGCTCCAAGTCATCATCAGTAATGCGTGCTCGAATTgatatgttgttgtttgtcgTTCTACAGAGCAGATCTTCAAAAACCTGCGCCAGGAGTACAGCCGGATCCAGAGGAGGCGGCAGCTGGAGGGTGCCTTCAACCAGACGGAGGCATGTGGACACTCTGACGTCCCCAGCCCCTCTTCATCCCTGCACGCCCCCTGCTCCCCACCAGGTAGCTGAAGACCAGCACTTGTGCTGATTGGAGGAAATTGCTAGCTTGCGCACGACTCGCAGCCATTGGTTGAATTTGTGGGAAACGTTTGTGAATTTGAAACTaattatatttcaaaaatgtcctttcgtttttaaaaaaaacacacaaaaaatcttttttgggTTGTCAGGCGCCTCGAGACGGGACCAGCCCTCGTTCACGCTGAAGCAGGTGAGCTACCTGTGCGAGCGCTTGCTCAAAGACCATGAGGAGAAGATCCGCGAGGAGTATGAACAGATCCTCAACACAAAACTTTCAGGTAAGTGTAACAATTACATTCTCTATGCTATGGAAATCAGATGGACTCCCGTGATTGGTCGATCGAAATGAACCCATTTGATCATTTGGGCTTTTCTCCACAGAACAATATGAATCCTTTGTGAAATTCACGCAAGATCAGATCATGCGAAGATACGGCGCCCGGCCTGCTAGTTGTAAGAATACCAACTTATATTTGTGAAACATCTTTTTGTGTTtaggatttattttaaatgttttattggaCTTTTTAGTTTGATGAAAATAGTCTTCAAAGATGCCTACGCACTGCCCTTGGCTTCTTTTCAGATGTCTCTTGAATGCGCCACCACGAGTTCCAAGCTTCTTCCTTCGCACACAAGATGGCTGCTCTTCTAAGGCCCTCTACcacttgatttttatttattttttttaaccccaccaccaacacacgcgcacacacacacacacatgcagacacacacatgcacacagacaaacagtGCCATGGTTtaagttaaaactgttcccgcTGGCCAAAAAGCTCGACGAAATCTTGAGAAGATGACCTTTGTCCTGTTGCCCCCGCCCTCCCGCCTGTTGTttgtctttaatttttttttttttttagtttctcATCACTGCTCTTGCTGTCTCTCTCTACCTGAAAATGTGGACTGAAGCCGATCCCCGTTGTCCAATCTCTGGCCTGGCGCTGTAGACTACAAAGCTTATTCTTCTTGGCTCATGTGATAGAAGCTCTTTGGAGTGAGCAGCTGTATTTAACGCCTCTCATGTCGTCCCTCCTTGCTCACTCTTTCTCTGTCAACATGAgactgtgctttttttcctcccttttgaaaaaaaaaataaaagttctgCAAATAAAATTTGCCAGTTGGATTCTGTCTTGATTTCTAACAATTTTCTATATTTTACATTGTATGTTTCAAATGCGGGAGGCTCGGGTGAcagtttgattccac
This DNA window, taken from Syngnathus acus chromosome 16, fSynAcu1.2, whole genome shotgun sequence, encodes the following:
- the akirin1 gene encoding akirin-1 — protein: MACGATLKRSMEFEALLSPQSPKRRRCNPLPGTPGTPSPQRCNNLRTAGDGPTHSMSPQSVAGENRLTPEQIFKNLRQEYSRIQRRRQLEGAFNQTEACGHSDVPSPSSSLHAPCSPPGASRRDQPSFTLKQVSYLCERLLKDHEEKIREEYEQILNTKLSEQYESFVKFTQDQIMRRYGARPASYVS